One Methanobacterium alcaliphilum genomic window carries:
- a CDS encoding biotin--[acetyl-CoA-carboxylase] ligase — MLEKILEILYQNQNKHILPDEIASTLGINENEVKKAIQTLEDDGYTLEFTPNSGYKLKKSPNLLLPYEIKNNLETDYIGHEIYYFEEVDSTNNVAKKLAEDGAAEGTIVIAETQTRGRGRRGKTWLSPTGGVWMSIILRPNIPPAEAPQLTLMTGVAAAETLKEECGLNVGIKWPNDILIGSKKVCGILTEANAKFSTLDYVVVGIGIDANVDPEIFPSEVRKGATSLKMELNKEIKGPLLVQKFLKRFESTYNSFKEGNFPEILNEWRKLSKTIGSDVEVRKQLGKVVKGEAIGITQNGALILELEDGSLRKVISGECLHVKK; from the coding sequence AATTGCATCCACATTGGGTATTAATGAAAATGAAGTTAAAAAGGCCATACAAACTTTAGAAGATGACGGATACACCTTGGAATTCACTCCAAATTCTGGCTATAAATTAAAAAAATCTCCTAATTTATTGCTCCCCTATGAAATTAAGAATAATCTAGAGACTGATTATATTGGTCATGAAATTTACTATTTTGAAGAGGTTGATTCTACAAATAACGTTGCTAAAAAACTGGCTGAAGATGGAGCTGCTGAAGGAACAATTGTAATTGCCGAAACCCAGACTAGAGGTAGGGGAAGAAGAGGTAAAACCTGGCTATCACCTACAGGGGGAGTATGGATGTCCATAATACTGCGCCCCAATATACCTCCTGCTGAAGCTCCACAATTAACATTAATGACAGGGGTTGCGGCTGCTGAAACCTTAAAAGAAGAATGCGGGTTGAATGTTGGAATTAAATGGCCTAATGATATATTGATTGGTTCTAAAAAAGTTTGCGGCATACTAACTGAGGCCAATGCTAAATTCAGCACCCTGGATTATGTGGTGGTGGGCATTGGTATCGATGCCAATGTGGACCCCGAAATATTCCCTTCTGAAGTTAGAAAAGGTGCAACTTCGCTGAAAATGGAATTAAACAAAGAAATAAAAGGCCCATTATTAGTCCAAAAATTTTTAAAACGGTTTGAGTCAACATATAATAGTTTCAAAGAAGGTAATTTCCCAGAAATACTTAATGAATGGCGTAAACTATCTAAAACAATTGGTAGTGATGTTGAAGTGAGAAAACAACTGGGAAAAGTAGTTAAAGGTGAAGCAATAGGTATAACTCAAAACGGAGCCCTGATACTAGAATTAGAAGATGGAAGTCTTCGAAAAGTAATATCTGGAGAATGCTTACATGTAAAAAAGTAA